From a single bacterium HR11 genomic region:
- the corA gene encoding Cobalt/magnesium transport protein CorA, whose protein sequence is MPRFFKRYAPPGTSPGLLTIPAEAPARPVSLAALYYHGEAFEEFTPARVADVLPYLSRRGVLWLNVEGLDRTVLEELGQAFSIHPLTLEDILHTGQRPKIEDYEHYVFIVQYLFRHREDATDFHLEAEQINIVLGSNYVVTVQEGKPGDAFDPIRERIRSGHGRIRQMGADYLAYALLDTIVDHYFPLLEAVGETVEDLQDELVLHPSPGLLPRLHALKRELLFMRRTLWPTREVVLGMMDRIGNQAIHAETRVYLRDVYDHAVQAIDILETYREMLADMVDVYLSSVSNQINQVMKVLTVIATIFIPLTFIVGVYGMNFNTQVSPWNMPELNWRYGYPAVLAGMALIAGGMLYYFKRRGWL, encoded by the coding sequence ATGCCCCGCTTCTTTAAACGCTACGCACCGCCCGGTACGTCCCCTGGTTTGCTGACGATCCCGGCGGAAGCGCCGGCCCGCCCGGTGAGCCTGGCGGCCCTTTACTACCACGGCGAGGCCTTTGAAGAGTTCACACCGGCCCGGGTCGCCGACGTCCTGCCCTATTTGTCCCGGCGGGGCGTCCTCTGGCTCAACGTCGAGGGCCTCGACCGGACGGTCCTGGAGGAGCTCGGCCAAGCCTTCTCGATCCATCCCCTCACCCTGGAAGACATCCTCCACACGGGCCAGCGGCCCAAGATCGAGGACTACGAGCACTACGTCTTCATCGTGCAGTACCTCTTTCGCCATCGGGAGGACGCCACCGACTTTCATCTGGAGGCCGAACAGATCAACATCGTCCTGGGGTCTAACTATGTGGTAACCGTTCAGGAAGGCAAGCCGGGTGATGCCTTCGATCCCATCCGCGAGCGGATTCGGTCCGGCCATGGGCGGATCCGTCAGATGGGCGCTGACTACCTGGCCTATGCCCTGCTGGATACGATCGTGGACCACTACTTTCCACTACTGGAAGCCGTCGGCGAGACGGTCGAGGACCTACAGGACGAGCTGGTCCTGCACCCGTCGCCGGGGCTCCTGCCCCGCCTGCACGCCCTGAAGCGGGAACTCCTGTTCATGCGCCGGACGTTGTGGCCGACCCGGGAGGTCGTCCTCGGGATGATGGACCGCATCGGCAATCAGGCGATTCACGCCGAGACCCGGGTCTACCTGCGGGACGTTTACGACCATGCCGTGCAGGCCATCGACATCTTAGAGACGTACCGGGAAATGCTGGCCGACATGGTCGACGTGTACCTCTCCAGCGTCAGCAACCAGATCAATCAGGTCATGAAGGTCCTGACGGTCATCGCCACGATCTTCATTCCCCTGACGTTCATCGTCGGGGTCTACGGCATGAACTTTAATACGCAGGTCAGCCCCTGGAACATGCCGGAGCTGAACTGGCGGTACGGCTACCCGGCCGTCCTGGCCGGGATGGCCCTGATCGCCGGCGGGATGCTCTACTACTTCAAGCGGAGGGGATGGCTATGA
- the nboR gene encoding Nicotine blue oxidoreductase, whose translation MRKRPIGAVVLAAGASTRLGTPKQLIRFRHRRLLEHVIYAAVTAGFRPVVVVVGAHADRIRQTVVLPPGVRWVENPQWPGGMSTSIRTGLTALVEADPSVAGALLMACDQPYVSAALLRRIQAAYRRTGAPVVACAYGGTFGVPALFDRSLFPELQALQGDRGAKSVIAKYLDRAVQVSFPWGAIDIDTAADRAKLLRRSTRRSADRS comes from the coding sequence ATGCGTAAGAGGCCTATCGGGGCGGTCGTCTTGGCGGCCGGGGCCTCGACCCGCTTGGGGACCCCTAAGCAGTTGATCCGGTTCCGGCACCGGCGCCTCTTGGAGCATGTGATTTACGCCGCCGTGACGGCCGGCTTCCGGCCCGTCGTCGTCGTGGTCGGGGCTCATGCGGACCGCATTCGACAGACCGTCGTCCTCCCGCCGGGTGTTCGGTGGGTCGAGAACCCTCAATGGCCGGGGGGGATGAGCACATCCATCCGCACTGGCCTGACGGCTCTCGTCGAGGCGGACCCCTCCGTCGCCGGCGCCTTGCTGATGGCTTGCGACCAGCCCTACGTGTCGGCGGCTCTCCTGCGACGGATCCAGGCGGCCTACCGGCGCACGGGCGCGCCGGTCGTGGCCTGCGCATACGGCGGCACGTTCGGCGTGCCGGCCCTCTTCGACCGGTCGCTGTTCCCCGAGCTACAGGCCCTGCAGGGCGACCGCGGGGCGAAGTCGGTGATCGCCAAGTATCTGGACCGAGCCGTCCAGGTCTCCTTTCCCTGGGGCGCCATCGACATCGACACGGCGGCAGACCGTGCGAAGCTTCTGCGCCGCTCGACCCGTCGGTCGGCGGACCGCTCGTGA
- the pppA gene encoding Leader peptidase PppA has translation MWEPLLPKWAGWAYWGAMGAAVGSFLNVCIYRIPRGESIVFPRSRCPRCAHPIPWYYNIPVLSWLWLRGRCAFCRGPISVRYFLVELWTALTYVGLFDRWGWSPTFLILAVFLSLCIALFFIDLEWQVLPNGLTIPGAAVGLLTMGPNALVTWESGLLGFGLGVTIPLGLIGLYWLVRREEGMGLGDVKLLAMIGAFLGAGRLLMVLMIASVAGVLGGLVLWRRQRTTPLGRVAVPFGTFLCGAAWLVVFWGDTAYEAYHRWLIRWYLGL, from the coding sequence ATGTGGGAGCCTCTGCTACCCAAGTGGGCCGGCTGGGCTTACTGGGGGGCCATGGGGGCCGCCGTCGGGAGCTTCCTGAATGTATGCATCTACCGCATCCCGCGGGGCGAGAGCATCGTCTTCCCCCGGTCCCGATGCCCGCGGTGCGCCCACCCGATCCCTTGGTACTACAACATCCCGGTCCTGTCCTGGCTGTGGCTCCGGGGCCGGTGTGCCTTCTGCCGGGGACCCATCAGCGTGCGGTACTTCCTGGTCGAACTCTGGACGGCTCTTACGTATGTCGGCCTCTTTGACCGCTGGGGCTGGAGCCCAACGTTCCTTATCCTGGCCGTCTTCCTGAGCCTCTGCATCGCCTTGTTCTTCATCGACCTGGAGTGGCAGGTCCTCCCGAACGGACTGACGATCCCGGGCGCGGCCGTCGGCCTCCTGACGATGGGGCCGAACGCCTTGGTGACCTGGGAATCAGGCCTGCTTGGGTTCGGCCTGGGCGTGACGATCCCCCTGGGGCTGATCGGCCTCTACTGGCTGGTCCGGCGGGAAGAGGGTATGGGCCTCGGAGACGTGAAACTGCTGGCCATGATCGGGGCCTTCCTGGGGGCCGGACGGCTCCTGATGGTCCTGATGATAGCTTCGGTGGCGGGCGTCCTCGGGGGCTTGGTCCTCTGGCGGCGCCAGCGGACGACCCCACTCGGCCGGGTCGCCGTGCCCTTCGGGACGTTCCTCTGCGGGGCCGCCTGGCTCGTCGTGTTCTGGGGCGACACCGCCTACGAGGCCTACCATCGGTGGCTGATCCGGTGGTATCTGGGATTGTAA
- the vanB gene encoding Vancomycin B-type resistance protein VanB, with the protein MTKTNNEDAKPPQRKRWMTLRPRTLGPVHNLEQHVRPDWWRRIFNSIYLKTDADVIDDPTITAQEVDYIIRVLQLQPDDRILDLCCGQGRHSLELARRGFRSIDSLDRSHYLIQRAKAAARKEGLPVRFREGDARKLPYGPDTFDVVLLLGNSFGYFETLQDDLQVLREIFRVLKPWGRVLIDVADGDYLRQNFEPRSWEWIDRNYFVCRERSLSSDGERLITREVVTHVRKGVIVDQFYAERLYNRERLRSLLAEAGFSDIEFPGTLTPESQRNQDLGMMARRIIVTAVVKKAWSPVRHKPQPAVRSVAVVLGDPRKPDPLKPGHRFDEDDLYTIDQLKDALRSLSGYRFIYLDDHDRLVEHLTRLKGKIDFVFNLCDEGFGNDYARELHVPALLEILGIPYTGAGPQCLAYCYDKSLVRGVAKEMGIPVPEAIFIRPEDTTFELPMSFPVIVKPNFGDSSFGITVRSVCSTIEELSAAIEEIRTKFGYEKPILVEEFLTGKDLTVGIIGNPPDDYIVLPIAEEDYSVLPPGLPPICGYEAKWLPDSPYWKLRSIPADLPDDVEKAIIEDCLQLFQRLGCRDYARFDWRLDAEGRPKLLEVNPNPGWCWDGHLAKMAALQGMSYTEMLLAILQAAERRLGLTPTVEAAEVLAPVRSEASAAVRR; encoded by the coding sequence ATGACCAAGACAAACAACGAGGACGCCAAACCGCCCCAGCGCAAGCGGTGGATGACCCTGCGGCCCCGGACCCTGGGGCCGGTCCACAACCTGGAGCAACACGTGCGCCCCGACTGGTGGCGCCGCATCTTCAATTCCATCTATCTCAAGACGGACGCCGACGTCATCGACGACCCTACCATCACGGCCCAAGAAGTCGACTACATCATCCGGGTCCTCCAGCTCCAGCCCGACGACCGCATCCTCGACCTCTGTTGCGGCCAGGGCCGGCACAGCCTGGAGCTGGCCCGTCGGGGCTTCCGCTCCATCGACAGCCTGGACCGGTCCCACTACCTCATCCAGCGGGCGAAGGCGGCCGCCCGGAAGGAGGGCCTGCCGGTCCGCTTCCGGGAGGGCGACGCCCGCAAGCTCCCGTACGGACCCGACACCTTCGACGTGGTCCTCCTGCTGGGCAACAGCTTCGGCTACTTCGAGACCCTCCAGGACGACCTCCAGGTCCTGCGGGAGATCTTCCGCGTCCTGAAGCCCTGGGGCCGCGTCCTCATCGACGTGGCCGACGGCGACTACCTGCGGCAGAACTTCGAGCCCCGTTCGTGGGAGTGGATCGACCGCAACTACTTCGTCTGTCGGGAACGGAGCCTCTCGTCGGACGGAGAGCGCCTCATCACGCGGGAGGTCGTGACCCACGTCCGGAAGGGCGTCATCGTCGACCAGTTTTACGCCGAGCGCCTCTACAATCGGGAGCGCCTGCGGTCCCTGCTGGCCGAGGCCGGCTTCAGCGACATCGAGTTTCCGGGGACCCTGACGCCCGAGTCCCAGCGGAATCAAGACCTGGGCATGATGGCCCGCCGGATCATCGTCACGGCCGTCGTCAAGAAGGCCTGGTCGCCGGTTCGCCACAAGCCCCAACCGGCCGTCCGCTCCGTCGCCGTCGTCCTCGGCGATCCCCGGAAGCCGGACCCCCTCAAGCCGGGGCACCGCTTCGACGAGGACGACCTCTACACGATCGACCAGCTCAAGGACGCCCTCCGGAGCCTCTCGGGCTACCGGTTCATCTACTTGGACGACCACGACCGGCTGGTCGAGCACCTGACCCGCCTGAAGGGGAAGATCGACTTTGTATTTAACCTCTGCGACGAGGGTTTCGGGAACGATTACGCCCGTGAGCTCCACGTCCCGGCCCTCTTGGAGATCCTGGGCATCCCCTATACGGGAGCGGGCCCCCAGTGCTTGGCCTACTGCTACGACAAGTCGCTCGTCCGGGGCGTCGCCAAGGAAATGGGCATCCCCGTCCCGGAAGCCATCTTCATCCGTCCGGAGGACACGACCTTCGAGCTCCCGATGAGCTTTCCGGTCATCGTGAAGCCCAACTTCGGGGACAGTAGCTTTGGCATCACGGTCCGGTCGGTCTGCTCGACCATCGAGGAGCTGTCGGCGGCCATCGAGGAAATCCGGACGAAGTTCGGCTACGAGAAGCCCATCCTCGTCGAGGAGTTCCTGACGGGCAAGGACCTGACGGTCGGCATCATCGGGAATCCCCCGGACGACTACATCGTCTTGCCCATCGCCGAGGAGGACTACTCGGTCCTGCCGCCGGGCCTGCCGCCCATCTGCGGATATGAGGCCAAGTGGCTCCCGGACTCCCCGTACTGGAAGCTCCGGTCGATCCCGGCGGACCTGCCGGACGACGTCGAGAAGGCCATCATCGAGGACTGCCTCCAGCTCTTCCAACGCCTCGGCTGTCGGGACTACGCCCGATTTGACTGGCGGCTGGACGCCGAGGGACGGCCCAAACTCCTGGAGGTCAACCCGAATCCCGGCTGGTGCTGGGACGGCCATCTGGCCAAGATGGCGGCCTTGCAGGGCATGAGTTACACGGAAATGCTCCTGGCCATCCTGCAGGCGGCCGAACGGCGGCTGGGCCTGACGCCGACCGTCGAGGCGGCCGAGGTCCTCGCCCCGGTACGGTCGGAAGCGTCGGCGGCCGTGCGGCGATAG